From the genome of Biomphalaria glabrata chromosome 1, xgBioGlab47.1, whole genome shotgun sequence, one region includes:
- the LOC129926749 gene encoding FMRFamide receptor-like — protein MNNNSGVELTIDLTQSDSANNFDVRDEVYTLMVIVTMVIIANILSLVGTIGSILNIIILSHHKMQDTTNVVLLAISVCDLIYSITQISFNFSQSAFLINVYIFMWVYVIHTLIFDTINYFAAIVSIHLVTLVSIERMVAVCFPFHVSRIFTLSRIKVIIVAIVCCNLVLRIPALFKYEMQYFEYMNATLPGLKYGDFYYQNVYFFNTFSTLAAHFLFTILPFLAISICTSLSIFHISITSKTKATLSSIEAIAKRKKEMKSVKIVLIICVLIMFLVLIPLIVQQVIYSFNLVRIPLKWSIIAFWLVNLLTQINSSFNFLIYVTSSPKFKSTLMTCFTFKKRVKH, from the coding sequence atgaataataatagcGGTGTTGAGCTTACAATAGATTTGACTCAAAGTGACTCAGCAAACAATTTTGATGTTAGGGATGAGGTTTATACTCTAATGGTTATTGTCACCATGGTTATCATAGCCAATATTCTTTCTTTAGTAGGAACCATTGGAAGTatactaaatataataattttatctcATCATAAAATGCAGGATACAACTAATGTAGTCTTGTTAGCCATTTCTGTTTGTGACTTAATTTATTCAATTACACAAATATCATTTAATTTTTCACAATCGGCATTTTTGATTAATGTGTACATTTTTATGTGGGTTTATGTAATCCACACACTTATTTTTGATACGATTAATTATTTTGCGGCAATTGTTAGTATCCATTTAGTGACTTTAGTTTCTATAGAAAGAATGGTCGCTGTTTGTTTTCCTTTTCATGTCTCAAGAATATTTACATTGTCTCGTATTAAAGTTATAATTGTCGCCATAGTTTGTTGTAACCTTGTTCTACGAATCCCTGCTTTGTTTAAATATGAGAtgcaatattttgaatacatgaATGCAACTTTGCCAGGTCTAAAATATGGAGATTTTTATTatcaaaatgtttacttttttaatactttttccACCCTGGCagctcattttctttttactatacTTCCATTTTTAGCTATTTCCATATGTACCAGTCTCTCCATATTTCATATCTCTATAACATCTAAAACTAAAGCAACATTGTCTTCTATAGAGGCTATCGCTAAACGTAAAAAGGAAATGAAATCTGTGAAgatagttttaattatttgtgtgttaattatgtttcttgttttaattccACTAATTGTACAACAAGTGATCTATTCATTTAATTTGGTTCGAATACCTCTAAAATGGTCCATAATAGCATTTTGGCTTGTCAATCTACTGACGCAGATCAACTCTTCTTTCAATTTTCTTATATACGTCACCAGTAGTCCGAAATTTAAAAGTACTTTAATGACATGTTTTACATTCAAAAAGAGAGttaaacattaa